A region of Deinococcus rubellus DNA encodes the following proteins:
- a CDS encoding 4Fe-4S dicluster domain-containing protein has protein sequence MLEGMFKLLGEYGNPVPRYTGQRCLVERMAVGGCDLCQQACPHEAVSIERGVSIDPVKCTSCGLCVQVCPTGALEYDVTATLGAIKAHGESGATLTCSQSGAGGQSLPCLGRVTPSAVVASAAWGIELTLLHGDCPTCVVGRPDVPERLSAVVAEAQQLRAATGRLARVTIRKASGEQLKGPQVSRRGMFGALARGAGRVVAQVIPESPLPFVDWSVPEERRPAEWLWRRRALKPTPAPDTLVAWASPRIGEGCIDCPVCTNVCPTEAIEREVEPDGRITLHLDLTSCTGCRACAASCPPQVIVMSPDVPEGSFGAPMLLREGGQLF, from the coding sequence ATGTTAGAAGGGATGTTCAAATTGCTCGGCGAGTACGGCAACCCCGTGCCGCGCTACACCGGTCAGCGCTGTCTGGTCGAGCGGATGGCAGTGGGCGGCTGCGATCTGTGCCAGCAAGCCTGCCCGCACGAGGCCGTGAGCATCGAGCGCGGCGTGAGTATCGATCCGGTCAAATGCACCAGTTGTGGGCTGTGCGTGCAGGTGTGTCCTACCGGCGCACTCGAATATGACGTGACCGCCACCCTGGGGGCCATCAAGGCGCACGGAGAAAGTGGAGCCACCCTGACCTGCTCGCAGAGCGGCGCGGGCGGTCAGAGCCTGCCCTGTCTGGGCCGGGTGACGCCCAGCGCGGTGGTTGCCAGCGCTGCCTGGGGCATTGAGCTGACCCTGCTGCATGGTGACTGCCCAACCTGCGTGGTGGGCCGCCCGGACGTGCCGGAGCGCCTCTCGGCGGTGGTCGCTGAGGCCCAGCAGCTCAGGGCCGCGACGGGGCGGCTGGCCCGCGTCACCATCCGCAAGGCGTCGGGCGAGCAGCTCAAGGGGCCGCAGGTCTCGCGCCGGGGCATGTTCGGCGCGCTGGCACGCGGTGCGGGCCGGGTGGTGGCCCAGGTCATTCCTGAAAGCCCGCTGCCGTTCGTGGACTGGAGTGTGCCGGAGGAGCGCCGCCCCGCCGAGTGGCTGTGGCGTCGGCGGGCACTCAAACCCACCCCCGCACCGGACACGCTGGTGGCCTGGGCCTCGCCGCGTATCGGGGAGGGCTGCATCGACTGCCCGGTATGCACCAATGTCTGCCCCACCGAGGCGATTGAGCGCGAGGTGGAGCCGGACGGGCGCATCACCCTGCACCTCGATCTGACCTCCTGCACGGGCTGCCGGGCCTGCGCTGCTTCCTGCCCGCCGCAGGTCATTGTGATGTCGCCGGACGTGCCGGAAGGGTCCTTCGGCGCGCCCATGCTGCTGCGCGAGGGCGGGCAGCTCTTTTGA
- a CDS encoding ABC transporter substrate-binding protein: MKRTILALTTLTLLAAAAQARTWDQIKASGTIKIATEGAFKPFNYFEGKKLTGFEVDLGTAIAKQLGVKVEWITQPFDNLLIGLGQDRYDFVIASHGITPERAKAVDFSDPHYCTGGAIISKPGGPKTAADLVGKTVAVQVGTTYLDNVSKIKGVKEVKTFPKDTDAEAALMAGRADAWVSDKFLGLDAVKSMPGKLVQGDLLFQEKIAMAVKKGNESLVKELNASLAKLENNGTYAKLSNQYFGQDIRCR, translated from the coding sequence ATGAAACGAACCATCCTCGCCCTGACCACCCTGACGCTTCTCGCCGCCGCCGCCCAGGCCCGCACCTGGGACCAGATCAAGGCTTCGGGTACCATCAAGATTGCCACCGAGGGCGCGTTCAAGCCGTTCAACTACTTCGAGGGCAAGAAGCTGACCGGCTTCGAGGTCGATCTGGGCACGGCCATCGCCAAGCAGCTCGGCGTCAAGGTCGAGTGGATCACCCAGCCGTTCGACAACCTGCTGATCGGGCTGGGCCAGGACCGCTACGATTTTGTCATCGCCTCGCACGGCATCACCCCCGAGCGCGCCAAGGCCGTGGACTTTTCCGACCCGCACTACTGCACTGGCGGGGCCATTATCAGCAAGCCCGGCGGTCCCAAGACGGCGGCTGATCTGGTGGGCAAGACAGTGGCGGTGCAGGTTGGTACCACTTACCTCGATAACGTCAGCAAGATCAAGGGCGTCAAGGAGGTCAAGACCTTCCCCAAGGACACCGACGCCGAGGCCGCGCTGATGGCGGGCCGCGCTGACGCCTGGGTGAGCGACAAGTTCCTGGGTCTGGACGCCGTCAAGTCCATGCCTGGCAAGCTGGTGCAGGGCGATCTGCTGTTCCAGGAAAAAATCGCCATGGCCGTCAAGAAGGGCAACGAGAGCCTGGTCAAGGAACTCAACGCCAGCCTGGCCAAGCTCGAAAACAACGGCACCTACGCCAAGCTGAGCAACCAGTACTTCGGCCAGGACATTCGTTGCCGCTGA
- a CDS encoding YceI family protein, with translation MNRLRLGLFAGMSTLSTLTFAAPYQASSGQVTFAYRVIIVPVQGKTAQVSAALDIDPDDLASAGGTVRVNVASLKTGNTLRDDHMAGALGAAQFRDAVFTLTNVQGLGRLPEGQAVSSTVNGQLSLKGVTQPLSAPVKLTRQGNSIAVATQFKFNPHDFGVNYLGGASSIAVNISFKLQTP, from the coding sequence ATGAACCGATTGCGCCTGGGCTTATTCGCAGGTATGTCGACGCTGAGCACCCTGACCTTCGCCGCGCCCTACCAGGCCAGCAGCGGCCAGGTTACCTTCGCTTACCGGGTCATCATCGTGCCCGTTCAGGGCAAGACCGCCCAAGTCAGCGCCGCACTGGACATCGATCCCGACGACCTCGCCAGTGCTGGCGGCACGGTGAGGGTGAATGTGGCTTCACTCAAAACCGGCAACACTCTGCGCGACGACCACATGGCCGGAGCGCTGGGAGCGGCCCAGTTCAGGGACGCCGTGTTCACGCTGACGAATGTGCAGGGGCTGGGACGTTTGCCCGAAGGCCAGGCGGTCAGCAGCACCGTCAATGGACAGTTGAGCCTCAAAGGAGTCACTCAGCCGCTGAGCGCCCCGGTCAAGCTGACACGCCAGGGCAACAGCATCGCCGTGGCGACCCAGTTCAAGTTCAATCCGCACGACTTCGGCGTCAATTACCTCGGCGGTGCGAGCAGCATCGCGGTGAATATCAGTTTCAAGTTACAGACACCGTAA
- a CDS encoding amino acid ABC transporter permease, with protein MSAPAPKPAVPRSQPLGGWTLLLWLLGAGVAFYLLFLLISAVLRIMPEPIGSRASLFVDGARITLLLTVVSGLIGLAVGLLAGLMRTSDSGWVRAPAGVFIWLVRGTPLLVQILFVYNALPPLLQTIGINVQLNEFWSAVVALSLNVGAYNAEVIRAGIQAIPRGQGEAARSLGLSGAQTMTSIILPQALRVVVPPLVNNLVALLKDSSLASAIALVELTLAGTRVSSETFQPIPVLTTVAAVYLALTTVMTLFTDQLERRIKIAGR; from the coding sequence TTGAGCGCCCCGGCCCCCAAACCCGCCGTACCGAGGTCTCAACCGCTAGGCGGCTGGACGCTGCTGCTGTGGCTGCTCGGCGCGGGCGTCGCTTTTTACCTGCTGTTTTTGCTGATCAGTGCCGTGCTGCGGATCATGCCTGAACCCATCGGTTCGCGGGCCAGCCTGTTCGTGGACGGCGCGCGGATCACCCTGCTGCTGACCGTCGTTTCGGGCCTGATCGGGCTGGCGGTGGGCCTGCTGGCGGGCCTGATGCGGACGAGTGACAGCGGCTGGGTGCGTGCCCCAGCGGGGGTTTTCATCTGGCTGGTGCGCGGCACGCCGCTGCTGGTCCAGATTCTGTTCGTCTACAACGCGCTGCCGCCCTTACTGCAAACCATCGGCATCAATGTGCAGCTCAACGAGTTCTGGTCGGCGGTGGTCGCGCTCTCGCTCAACGTGGGGGCCTACAACGCCGAGGTCATCCGGGCGGGCATCCAGGCGATTCCCAGGGGCCAGGGCGAGGCGGCGCGCAGCCTGGGCCTCAGCGGCGCGCAGACCATGACCAGCATCATCTTGCCGCAGGCACTGCGGGTGGTGGTGCCGCCGCTGGTCAACAACCTGGTGGCCCTGCTCAAAGACTCCTCGCTGGCCTCAGCCATCGCGCTGGTCGAACTGACATTGGCCGGAACGCGGGTCAGCAGCGAGACCTTCCAGCCGATCCCGGTGCTGACCACTGTGGCCGCCGTGTACCTGGCCCTCACCACCGTCATGACCCTGTTTACCGATCAGCTGGAGCGGCGCATCAAGATTGCCGGGCGCTGA
- a CDS encoding metallophosphoesterase, giving the protein MASGFDVIGDVHGCLPELLTLLTRLGYTGAADLRLTAPAGRRLVFVGDLVDRGPDTPGVLKLVMEAVSAGQALSVCGNHDERLGQALSGGHIRKPSPRLTQSLEQLSGESPTFRRRAATFLLGLPPRLMLDGGRLLVAHAGDRADLGGSQRGEYNVHGQDCGELAAFGHLRREDWAALHSGPHLIVSGHSPVRQPTWSGQRGTGEALNLDTGCVYGGALTALRYPERELVSVPARRAYVPSRLFQKV; this is encoded by the coding sequence ATGGCCAGTGGATTTGATGTGATTGGCGACGTTCACGGTTGCCTGCCCGAATTGCTGACCCTCCTCACCAGGCTGGGCTACACGGGGGCAGCAGACCTGCGTCTCACCGCGCCTGCTGGCCGCCGTCTCGTTTTCGTGGGTGATCTGGTCGACCGGGGGCCGGATACGCCGGGCGTCTTGAAGCTGGTGATGGAAGCCGTGTCGGCGGGTCAAGCCCTGTCGGTGTGTGGCAACCACGACGAGCGGCTGGGCCAGGCGCTGTCGGGCGGCCACATCCGCAAGCCGAGCCCGCGCCTGACGCAGAGTCTGGAGCAACTTTCGGGCGAGTCGCCGACCTTTCGCCGCCGCGCCGCCACCTTCCTGCTGGGCCTGCCGCCGCGCCTGATGCTGGACGGGGGCCGCCTGCTCGTCGCCCACGCCGGGGACCGGGCTGACCTCGGCGGCAGCCAGCGGGGTGAGTACAACGTGCATGGCCAGGACTGCGGCGAGCTGGCCGCCTTCGGCCATCTGCGGCGTGAGGACTGGGCGGCGCTGCACAGCGGTCCGCATCTGATCGTCAGCGGCCACAGCCCGGTGCGTCAGCCCACCTGGTCTGGCCAGCGCGGCACGGGAGAGGCCCTCAACCTCGATACCGGCTGCGTCTACGGCGGCGCGCTGACGGCCCTGCGCTACCCGGAGCGCGAGCTGGTCAGTGTGCCTGCCCGGCGGGCCTACGTTCCCAGTCGCCTGTTCCAGAAGGTCTAG
- a CDS encoding molybdenum cofactor guanylyltransferase codes for MTSTTPLPLAAIITAGGASRRFGRDKALAVLDGHTLLERVALSLSVCSPRLLVAPPGKYVLGGWQSVPDTRPTEGPLAGLEAGLGALNPGIWAAFSAVDLPHLTPGFWLRLSAFIQPGTQAVIGLSADGRRQPLAALYHTSALGQVTALLNAGERRILALLERLSVTEVSWAELEEVAPRAYRNVNRVEDLG; via the coding sequence GTGACTTCGACCACACCGCTTCCACTGGCCGCCATCATCACCGCTGGCGGCGCGTCCCGGCGCTTCGGCCGCGACAAGGCACTGGCCGTACTGGACGGGCACACACTGCTGGAGCGGGTGGCCCTGAGCCTGTCCGTCTGCTCGCCCCGCCTGCTCGTCGCGCCGCCGGGAAAGTACGTGCTGGGCGGCTGGCAATCCGTGCCCGACACCCGCCCCACCGAGGGGCCGCTGGCCGGGCTGGAGGCCGGGCTGGGCGCGCTGAACCCCGGCATCTGGGCCGCCTTCAGCGCAGTGGACCTGCCGCACCTGACGCCCGGATTCTGGCTCCGACTCTCGGCATTTATCCAGCCCGGCACTCAGGCGGTCATCGGCCTGAGCGCGGACGGGCGCAGGCAACCGCTGGCGGCGCTGTACCACACCTCGGCACTGGGGCAGGTCACGGCGCTGCTGAACGCGGGCGAGCGGCGGATACTGGCCCTGCTGGAGCGGCTGAGCGTCACGGAAGTCAGTTGGGCCGAGCTGGAAGAAGTCGCGCCGAGGGCTTACCGGAACGTGAACCGGGTAGAAGACCTGGGGTAA
- a CDS encoding TSUP family transporter, with translation MPDWTVLLYGLPLAFLAGFIDAVAGGGGTITLPTLFFMGLPPAQAVATNKLLAIFGSGSATLQYGRAGHIEWPLILRLIPLALVGSALGAYLVHFVDPNVFKNLVAVVILGVGVLVIVNKKFGLEDRYPGLTGKVLALTLPGTLVVGLYDGFIGPGTGTFLMFLFTLSGFNLIRSSGNAKAINFATNVGAFIFFLLGGKMIFWIGLPMGAANALGAYVGARLAMLRGSAFIKVIYALIVLLVSARLLIH, from the coding sequence ATGCCCGACTGGACCGTTCTCCTCTATGGCCTGCCGCTGGCCTTCCTCGCTGGATTTATCGATGCGGTGGCGGGCGGCGGCGGCACCATCACGCTGCCCACACTGTTTTTTATGGGCCTGCCGCCCGCGCAGGCAGTGGCGACCAACAAACTGCTGGCGATTTTTGGCTCGGGCAGCGCCACGCTCCAGTACGGACGGGCCGGGCATATCGAGTGGCCGCTGATCCTGCGCCTGATTCCGCTGGCCCTTGTCGGCAGTGCGCTGGGCGCGTATCTGGTGCATTTCGTCGACCCCAATGTCTTTAAGAATCTGGTGGCGGTGGTCATCCTGGGCGTGGGCGTGCTGGTGATCGTCAATAAGAAGTTCGGATTAGAAGACCGCTACCCTGGTCTGACCGGCAAGGTACTGGCTTTGACCCTGCCCGGCACGCTGGTCGTTGGCCTCTACGACGGCTTCATCGGCCCTGGCACCGGCACGTTTCTGATGTTCCTGTTCACGCTCTCGGGCTTCAATCTGATCCGCTCGTCGGGCAACGCCAAGGCCATCAATTTCGCCACCAACGTGGGTGCGTTCATCTTCTTTTTGCTGGGCGGCAAGATGATCTTCTGGATCGGGCTGCCGATGGGCGCGGCCAACGCCCTGGGCGCTTATGTGGGCGCGCGCCTGGCGATGCTGCGCGGCTCGGCCTTCATCAAGGTGATTTACGCCCTGATCGTGCTGCTGGTGTCGGCGCGTCTGTTGATTCACTGA
- the msrA gene encoding peptide-methionine (S)-S-oxide reductase MsrA, producing MTDSPNLQTAILASGCFWCTEAVFENVKGVHKVESGYIGGEVASPSYAQVCTGRTGHAEAVRLTFDPSVIPYKDVLGIFFATHDPTQLNRQGHDVGTQYRSAVFYQSEAEKAEVQAFIDDLSAQHVYDRAIVTTLEPASQFYVAEDYHQQYFANNPTQPYCAAVITPKVIKFRKSYSQYLSA from the coding sequence ATGACTGATTCACCCAACCTTCAAACGGCCATCCTCGCCAGCGGCTGCTTCTGGTGTACCGAGGCAGTGTTCGAGAACGTCAAGGGCGTTCACAAAGTCGAGAGCGGATACATCGGCGGCGAGGTCGCCAGTCCCAGCTACGCCCAGGTCTGCACCGGCAGAACCGGCCACGCCGAGGCAGTGCGCCTGACCTTTGATCCCAGCGTCATTCCTTACAAGGATGTGCTGGGCATCTTCTTCGCCACCCATGACCCTACCCAGCTCAACCGCCAGGGCCACGACGTGGGCACCCAGTACCGCTCCGCCGTGTTCTACCAGTCGGAAGCCGAGAAGGCCGAGGTGCAGGCCTTCATTGACGACCTGAGCGCCCAGCACGTCTATGACAGGGCCATCGTGACCACCCTGGAACCGGCCAGTCAGTTTTATGTGGCCGAGGACTACCACCAGCAGTATTTCGCCAACAACCCCACCCAGCCGTATTGCGCGGCGGTCATCACTCCCAAGGTGATCAAGTTCCGCAAGAGCTATTCGCAGTACCTGAGTGCCTAG
- a CDS encoding TAXI family TRAP transporter solute-binding subunit yields MKRSILNPLALSSAVLLGLGGPALAQTSSVLNVATGSKGGTYATMYKNLGDICTSASWLRERQTSGSVESVDLLLSNQVSLAFVQLDVLKARDQIDGDPRAKEIRTLLPLHQEEVHLIARKPTKGFLGRVSGVTKFSELARKKVGAWGGSVVTANVLRAKSGVNFEVSAYPTRDAALAALGNGQVDAVLAVVGQPADWVKALNPQQYNLLPLDISPDKVGGFYQKAKLIYPDFGAAVDTYSVQSLLVTRNFKTPEKRQQLLKYQACARAKLTSLQEDEGMHPKWNDVTFKAAGWPDYK; encoded by the coding sequence ATGAAGCGCTCGATTTTGAATCCTCTGGCCCTGAGCAGCGCAGTGCTGCTGGGCCTCGGCGGCCCGGCGCTGGCCCAGACCAGCAGCGTGCTGAACGTCGCCACCGGCAGCAAGGGCGGCACCTACGCCACCATGTACAAGAACCTCGGCGACATCTGCACCTCGGCGTCGTGGCTGCGCGAGCGTCAGACCTCCGGCAGCGTGGAGAGCGTGGACCTGCTGCTCAGCAACCAGGTGTCGCTGGCTTTCGTGCAGCTCGACGTGCTCAAGGCCCGCGACCAGATCGACGGCGACCCCCGCGCCAAGGAGATTCGCACCCTGCTGCCGCTGCACCAGGAAGAAGTCCATCTGATCGCCAGGAAGCCGACCAAGGGATTCCTGGGGCGTGTCAGCGGCGTGACCAAATTCAGCGAACTCGCCAGGAAGAAGGTGGGGGCCTGGGGCGGCAGCGTGGTCACGGCCAACGTGCTGCGGGCCAAGTCGGGTGTGAACTTCGAGGTCAGCGCCTACCCCACCCGCGACGCCGCCCTCGCTGCCCTGGGCAATGGGCAGGTGGACGCCGTGCTGGCGGTGGTGGGCCAGCCCGCCGACTGGGTCAAGGCCCTCAACCCGCAGCAGTACAACCTGCTGCCCCTGGACATCAGCCCCGACAAGGTGGGCGGCTTTTATCAGAAAGCCAAGCTGATCTACCCGGATTTCGGCGCGGCGGTGGACACCTACAGTGTGCAGAGCCTGCTGGTGACCCGCAATTTCAAGACGCCCGAAAAACGTCAGCAGCTTCTCAAGTACCAGGCCTGCGCCAGGGCCAAGCTGACCAGCTTGCAGGAAGACGAGGGCATGCATCCCAAGTGGAACGACGTGACCTTCAAGGCGGCGGGCTGGCCGGACTACAAATGA